Proteins from one Ranitomeya variabilis isolate aRanVar5 chromosome 1, aRanVar5.hap1, whole genome shotgun sequence genomic window:
- the LOC143793822 gene encoding LOW QUALITY PROTEIN: uncharacterized protein LOC143793822 (The sequence of the model RefSeq protein was modified relative to this genomic sequence to represent the inferred CDS: substituted 1 base at 1 genomic stop codon): MANLLTTIRKIIDTFHSYSSHSSPCDKLDITEFQSLIQTQFTDVIEDSDDPHTIEAIMHALDQNTDGEVDFKEFLELIAKVAVAYFHALRSKKGCQICASQNIFKSLMFPQMSESIPRSDQTQISESTHKQDTTKKHDGTQKHEPISKQDQIQKQDSTHKSEPTQKQEPTQKQEPTQKQDMTQKQDPTHKQDITQKQDSAPKQDSTQKSEMTQKQERTQKPEPTQKQDSTQKSEMIHKQDITLKQDATQKQDATQKSEMTQKQDITLKQDAIQKQDTMQKQEPSQKQEPTXKQDSTQKQDSTQKSELILKQDLSQKKDQTQKQEMTQKQDPSQRQDMTQKQDPTQKQDSTEKSEMTQKQDSTQKSEMTQKQDTTLKQDASQKQDATQKQEPTQKKEPTQKQEPTQKQDTTQKQESNQKQDSTQKSEMTHKQDSIHKQDSNQKSEMTQKQDITQKEDITQKQDATQKQDRTKKQDTTQKSEVTQKQDTTQKQDSNQKQDSTHKSEMSHKQDTTRKQEPTRKQEPTQKQDSTQKSEMTHKQDSTHKQDSTQKSEMTKKQDITQKEDITKKQDTTQKQHPTQKQEPTQKQVRTQKQDTTQKSEVTQKQDTTQKQDSNQKQDSTHKSEMTHKQDTTPKQEPTQKQEPTQKQDSTQKSELILTQDLTQKQDPTQKQEITQKQDLTQRQDMTQKQDPTQKQHSTQKSEMTHKQDSTHKQDSTQKSEMTQKQDTTKKQDSTHKQDTTQKSEVTQKQDTTQKQDSTHKSEMTMKQDTTQKQDSNQKQDSTHKSEMSHKQDTTRKQEPTRKQEPTQKQDSTQKSEMTHKQDSTHKQDSTQKSEMTKKQDITQKEDITKKQDTTQKQHPTQKQEPTQKQDRTQKQDTTQKSEVTQKQDTTQKQDSNQKQDSTHKSEMTHKQDTTPKQEPTQKQEPTQKQDSTQKSELILTQDLTQKQDPTQKQEITQKQDLTQRQDMTQKQDPTQKQHSTQKSEMTHKQDSTHKQDSTQKSEMTQKQDTTKKQDSTHKQDSTQKSEVTMKQDTTLKQDTILKQDANQKQDATQKQDKTPKQDPTQKQDLTQKQIMTQNQDTTQKSELILKQNLTQKQDSTQKSEMTQKQDTTLKQDATQKQDATQKQEPTQKQDSTQKSEMTHKQDSTHKQDSTQKSEMTQKQDITQKEDITQKQDATQKKDPTQKQESIQKQDRTQNQDTTQKSDLTQKQDTTQKQDSNQKQDSTHKSEMTHKQDTTPKQEPTQKQELTQKQDSNQKSELILKQDLTQKQDPTQKQEMTQKQDLTQRQDMTQKQDPTQKQDSNQKSEMTQKQDSTHKQDSTQKSEMTQKQDTTLKQDATQKQDATQKQEPTQKQVPTQKQESNQKQDSTYKSEMTHKQDSTHKQDSTQKQDSSHKSEMTHKQDSTHKQDSTQKSEVTQKQDTTLKQDTTLKRDATQKQEPTQNQDITKKSEVTQKHDKMQKQDPTQKQDLTKKQIMTQNQDTTQKSELILKQDLTQKQDAAQKQDST, translated from the exons GATTCTGATGACCCTCACACAATTGAAGCAATAATGCATGCGCTTGATCAAAACACTGATGGTGAAGTAGACTTTAAGGAATTTCTTGAACTTATAGCAAAAGTTgctgttgcttattttcatgctctgAGGTCCAAGAAAGGCTGTCAAATATGTGCATCTCAAAACATTTTTAAGTCATTGATGTTCCCACAAATGTCAGAATCGATCCCCAGATCAGATCAAACACAAATATCAGAGTCAACTCATAAACAAGACACAACCAAGAAACATGATGGAACCCAGAAACACGAACCAATATCAAAACAAGATCAAATACAG AAACAAGACTCAACTCATAAATCAGAACCGACCCAGAAACAAGAACCAACCCAGAAACAAGAACCAACCCAGAAACAAGACATGACCCAGAAACAAGACCCGACCCACAAACAAGACATAACCCAGAAACAAGACTCAGCCCCGAAACAAGACTCAACCCAAAAATCTGAAATGACCCAGAAACAAGAACGAACCCAGAAACCAGAACCAACTCAGAAACAAGACTCAACCCAGAAATCAGAAATGATCCATAAACAAGACATAACCCTGAAACAAGATGCAACCCAGAAACAAGATGCAACCCAGAAATCAGAAATGACCCAGAAACAAGACATAACCCTAAAACAAGACGCAATCCAGAAACAAGACACAATGCAGAAACAAGAACCATCTCAAAAACAAGAGCCAACCTAGAAACAAGACTCAACCCAGAAACAAG ACTCAACCCAGAAATCAGAATTGATTCTGAAACAAGACCTATCCCAGAAAAAAGACCAGACCCAGAAACAAGAAATGACCCAGAAACAAGATCCGTCTCAGAGACAAGACATGACCCAGAAACAAGACCCGACCCAGAAACAAGACTCAACCGAGAAATCAGAAATGACACAGAAACAAGACTCAACCCAGAAATCAGAAATGACCCAGAAACAAGACACAACCTTAAAACAAGATGCATCCCAGAAACAAGATGCAACCCAGAAACAAGAACCAACTCAGAAAAAAGAGCCAACCCAGAAACAAGAACCAACTCAGAAACAAGATACAACCCAGAAACAGGAATCAAACCAGAAACAGGACTCAACCCAGAAATCAGAAATGACCCATAAACAAGACTCAATCCATAAACAAGACTCAAACCAGAAATCAGAAATGACCCAGAAACAAGACATAACCCAGAAAGAAGACATAACTCAGAAACAAGACGCAACCCAGAAACAAGACCGAACCAAGAAACAAGACACAACCCAGAAATCAGAAGTGACCCAGAAACAAGACACAACCCAGAAACAGGACTCAAACCAGAAACAAGACTCCACCCATAAATCAGAAATGTCCCATAAACAGGACACAACTCGTAAACAAGAACCAACTCGAAAACAAGAACCAACCCAGAAACAAGACTCAACCCAGAAATCAGAAATGACCCATAAACAAGACTCAACCCATAAACAAGACTCAACCCAGAAATCAGAAATGACCAAGAAACAAGACATAACCCAGAAAGAAGACATAACTAAGAAACAAGACACAACCCAGAAACAACACCCAACTCAAAAACAAGAGCCAACCCAGAAACAAGTCCGAACCCAGAAACAAGACACAACCCAGAAATCAGAAGTGACGCAGAAACAAGACACAACCCAGAAACAGGACTCAAACCAGAAACAAGACTCAACCCATAAATCAGAAATGACCCATAAACAGGACACAACTCCTAAACAAGAACCAACTCAAAAACAAGAACCAACCCAGAAACAAGACTCAACCCAGAAATCAGAATTGATCCTGACACAAGACCTAACCCAGAAACAAGACCCGACTCAGAAACAAGAAATTACCCAGAAACAAGATCTGACTCAGAGACAAGACATGACCCAGAAACAAGACCCGACCCAGAAACAACACTCAACCCAGAAATCAGAAATGACCCATAAACAAGACTCAACCCATAAACAAGACTCAACCCAGAAATCAGAAATGACCCAGAAACAAGACACAACCAAGAAACAAGACTCAACCCATAAACAAGACACAACACAGAAATCAGAAGTGACGCAGAAACAAGACACAACACAGAAACAGGACTCAACCCATAAATCAGAAATGACCATGAAACAAGACACAACCCAGAAACAGGACTCAAACCAGAAACAAGACTCCACCCATAAATCAGAAATGTCCCATAAACAGGACACAACTCGTAAACAAGAACCAACTCGAAAACAAGAACCAACCCAGAAACAAGACTCAACCCAGAAATCAGAAATGACCCATAAACAAGACTCAACCCATAAACAAGACTCAACCCAGAAATCAGAAATGACCAAGAAACAAGACATAACCCAGAAAGAAGACATAACTAAGAAACAAGACACAACCCAGAAACAACACCCAACTCAAAAACAAGAGCCAACCCAGAAACAAGACCGAACCCAGAAACAAGACACAACCCAGAAATCAGAAGTGACGCAGAAACAAGACACAACCCAGAAACAGGACTCAAACCAGAAACAAGACTCAACCCATAAATCAGAAATGACCCATAAACAGGACACAACTCCTAAACAAGAACCAACTCAAAAACAAGAACCAACCCAGAAACAAGACTCAACCCAGAAATCAGAATTGATCCTGACACAAGACCTAACCCAGAAACAAGACCCGACTCAGAAACAAGAAATTACCCAGAAACAAGATCTGACTCAGAGACAAGACATGACCCAGAAACAAGACCCGACCCAGAAACAACACTCAACCCAGAAATCAGAAATGACCCATAAACAAGACTCAACCCATAAACAAGACTCAACCCAGAAATCAGAAATGACCCAGAAACAAGACACAACCAAGAAACAAGACTCAACCCATAAACAAGACTCAACCCAGAAATCAGAAGTGACCATGAAACAAGACACAACCCTGAAACAAGACACAATCCTAAAACAAGACGCAAACCAGAAACAAGATGCAACCCAGAAACAAGACAAAACCCCGAAACAAGACCCAACTCAGAAACAAGATCTGACTCAGAAACAAATCATGACCCAGAATCAAGACACAACCCAGAAATCAGAATTGATCCTGAAACAAAACCTAACCCAGAAACAAGACTCAACCCAAAAATCAGAAATGACCCAGAAACAAGACACAACCCTAAAACAAGACGCAACCCAGAAACAAGATGCAACCCAGAAACAAGAACCAACTCAGAAACAAGACTCAACCCAGAAATCAGAAATGACCCATAAACAAGACTCAACCCATAAACAAGACTCAACCCAGAAATCAGAAATGACCCAGAAACAAGACATAACCCAGAAAGAAGACATAACTCAGAAACAAGACGCAACCCAGAAAAAAGACCCAACTCAAAAACAAGAGTCAATCCAGAAACAAGACCGAACCCAGAATCAAGACACAACCCAGAAATCAGACTTGACCCAGAAACAAGACACAACCCAGAAACAGGACTCAAACCAGAAACAAGACTCAACCCATAAATCAGAAATGACCCATAAACAGGACACAACTCCTAAACAAGAACCAACTCAAAAACAAGAACTAACCCAGAAACAAGACTCAAACCAGAAATCAGAATTAATCCTGAAACAAGACCTAACCCAGAAACAAGACCCGACTCAGAAACAAGAAATGACCCAGAAACAAGATCTGACTCAGAGACAAGACATGACCCAGAAACAAGACCCGACCCAGAAACAAGACTCAAACCAGAAATCAGAAATGACACAGAAACAAGACTCAACCCATAAACAAGACTCAACCCAGAAATCAGAAATGACCCAGAAACAAGACACAACCCTAAAACAAGACGCAACCCAGAAACAAGATGCAACCCAGAAACAAGAACCAACTCAGAAACAAGTGCCAACCCAGAAACAAGAATCAAACCAGAAACAGGACTCAACCTATAAATCAGAAATGACCCATAAACAAGACTCAACCCATAAACAAGACTCAACCCAGAAACAAGACTCATCCCATAAATCAGAAATGACCCATAAACAAGACTCAACCCATAAACAAGACTCAACCCAGAAATCAGAAGTGACCCAGAAACAAGACACAACCCTGAAACAAGACACAACCCTAAAACGAGACGCAACCCAGAAACAAGAACCAACTCAAAATCAAGACATAACCAAGAAATCAGAAGTGACCCAGAAACACGACAAAATGCAGAAACAAGACCCAACTCAGAAACAAGATCTGACTAAGAAACAAATCATGACCCAGAATCAAGACACAACCCAGAAATCAGAATTGATCCTGAAACAAGACTTAACCCAGAAACAAGACGCAGCCCAGAAACAAGATTCAACCTAA
- the LOC143801128 gene encoding LOW QUALITY PROTEIN: uncharacterized protein LOC143801128 (The sequence of the model RefSeq protein was modified relative to this genomic sequence to represent the inferred CDS: inserted 2 bases in 1 codon; substituted 2 bases at 2 genomic stop codons): MTQKQETTQKQEPTQKQDSTQKSEMIHKQDITLKQEATQKSEMTQKQDITLKQDATQKQEPIQKQEPTQKQDPTQKEDTTRKPEMTQKQDSTQKSEMTHKXDTTHKQEPNHKQEPTQKQDSTQISEMTQKQDIAQKQDPTQKQDLTQKQIMTQNQDSTQKSELILKEDLSQKQEQTQKQEITQRQDPTQRQDMTQKQDPTEKQDSNEKSEMTQKQDTTLKQDASQKQDATQKQEPTQKQEPTQKQEPTQKQDTTQKQESNQKQDSTHKSEMTHKQDSTQKSEMTHKQDITQKEDITQKQDATQKQEPTQKQELTQEQDTTQKSEVTQKQDTTQKQDSNQKQDSAHKSEMTHKQDTTPKQEPTRKQEPTQKQDSIQKSEMTQKQETTRKQDPTQKQDLTQKQIMTQNQDSTQKSELILKQDLTQKQDPTQKQEMTQKQDLTQRQDMTQKQDPTQKQDSTQKSEMTQKQDTALKQVATQKQDAIQKQEPTQNQEPTQKQDTIQKSEVTQKQDKTQKQDSNPXIRNDPETKPTQKQDSTQKSEMTQKQDTTQKQGTTQKQDTTLKSEVTLKQDTTLKKDTNLKQDATQKQDTTQKQEPTQKQEPHQKSEVTQKQDKTQKQDTTQKQDLTQKQIMTQNQDTTQKSELILKQDLTQKQDPTQKQEMTQKQDQTQRQDLTQKQDPTQKQDLAQKLEMTQKQYTTHKQEPTQKQDLTQKQDLTQKQNPTQKPHQSQKKDSNQNQDSTKKLELAKKQDFTQKQDPTHKSEMTQKQDLTQKLDTTQKQDPTQKQDPTQKQDPTQNQDPTQKQDPTQKQEKTQKQDFTQKQDPTQKSEMTQNQDLTQKQDSTQKQDPTQKQDSTRKEEPAQKQDSTKKPDRTQKQDTIQKQEPTSQKYINIKQELTQKQEPTKKKDSTEKEDSTQKSELMLKQDSTQKQELTQKQDSTQKQDLTHKQDLTHKQDSTQKQDLTQKHDLTQKYDMTQKTDMTQKQDLTQKQDMTQKQDLTQKQDSTQKSESTQKQDSTQKQDSSQKQDSTQKTEMTQKQDATQKQDSTQKQDPTKKQDPAEIQDPTQKQNQTQKQDLTQKQDPTQQQDSTQKQDSTQKSELTQKQDPIKKQDPTQKEDPTQKQHQTQKQNLTQKQDSTQKQDSTQEQKQDPTQKQDPTQKHDPTQKQDPIQKQYLTQKQDPTQKQNPTQKQDLTQKQHPTQKQDPTQKQNLTLKQDSTEKQVSTQKQESTQKSELIQKQDPTQKQDSTQKKDLSQKKDQIHKQNLTHTEQTTKKDTTQQQGVPQKQVIEQKESPYKMEYAKEKLESVQSADVTVYKSCPDPDHQDTQKYYSYFEQTSSLGAGLPHDVPQSQVTHTEIHYTYHSHGGQPSHHVWASNLLQGEQGKKDDLYSQMNQRSEKHTDHWQXDASSSQQTNSERQQHISSWPVNTEQHLVLEAAAAVRPQKVEGNKDSSPSQNPLYVLSQQSPKLIRNRSIGQNTAAQPNLYLESQLKPENFHQQPPSFEMSSSTQAHSTQKKEKHSSSQKGFKWPWQ; the protein is encoded by the exons ATGACCCAGAAACAAGAAACAACCCAGAAACAAGAACCCACTCAGAAACAAGACTCAACCCAGAAATCAGAAATGATCCATAAACAAGACATAACCCTGAAACAAGAAGCAACCCAGAAATCAGAAATGACCCAGAAACAAGACATAACCCTGAAACAAGACGCAACCCAGAAACAAGAACCAATTCAAAAACAAGAGCCAACCCAGAAACAAGACCCAACCCAGAAAGAAGACACAACCCGGAAACCAGAAATGACCCAGAAACAGGACTCAACCCAGAAATCAGAAATGACCCATAAATAAGACACAACTCATAAACAAGAACCAAATCACAAACAAGAACCAACCCAGAAACAAGACTCAACCCAGATATCAGAAATGACCCAGAAACAAGACATAGCCCAGAAACAAGACCCAACTCAGAAACAAGATCTGACTCAGAAACAAATCATGACCCAGAATCAAGACTCAACCCAGAAATCAGAATTGATTCTGAAAGAAGACCTATCCCAGAAACAAGAACAGACCCAGAAACAAGAAATAACCCAGAGACAAGATCCGACTCAGAGACAAGACATGACCCAGAAACAAGACCCGACCGAGAAACAAGACTCAAACGAGAAATCAGAAATGACCCAGAAACAAGACACAACCTTAAAACAAGATGCATCCCAGAAACAAGATGCAACCCAGAAACAAGAACCAACTCAGAAACAAGAGCCAACCCAGAAACAAGAACCAACTCAGAAACAAGATACAACCCAGAAACAGGAATCAAACCAGAAACAGGACTCAACCCATAAATCAGAAATGACCCACAAACAAGACTCAACCCAGAAATCAGAAATGACCCACAAACAAGACATAACCCAGAAAGAAGACATAACCCAGAAACAAGATGCAACCCAGAAACAAGAACCAACTCAAAAACAAGAGCTAACCCAGGAACAAGACACAACCCAGAAATCAGAAGTGACCCAGAAACAAGACACAACCCAGAAACAGGACTCAAACCAGAAACAAGACTCAGCCCATAAATCAGAAATGACCCATAAACAGGACACAACTCCTAAACAAGAACCAACTCGAAAACAAGAACCAACCCAGAAACAAGACTCAATCCAGAAATCAGAAATGACCCAGAAACAAGAAACAACCCGGAAACAAGACCCAACCCAGAAACAAGATCTGACTCAGAAACAAATCATGACCCAGAATCAAGACTCAACCCAGAAATCAGAATTGATCCTGAAACAAGACCTAACCCAGAAACAAGACCCGACCCAGAAACAAGAAATGACCCAGAAACAAGATCTGACTCAGAGACAAGACATGACCCAGAAACAAGACCCGACCCAGAAACAGGACTCAACCCAGAAATCAGAAATGACCCAGAAACAAGACACAGCCCTAAAACAAGTCGCAACCCAGAAACAAGATGCAATCCAGAAACAAGAACCAACTCAGAACCAAGAGCCAACCCAGAAACAAGACACAATCCAGAAATCAGAAGTGACCCAGAAACAAGACAAAACCCAGAAACAGGACTCAAACCCATAAATCAGAAATGACCCAGAAACAAAACCAACTCAGAAACAAGACTCAACCCAGAAATCAGAAATGACCCAGAAACAAGACACAACCCAGAAACAAGGCACAACTCAGAAACAAGACACAACATTGAAATCAGAAGTGACCCTGAAACAAGACACAACCCTGAAAAAAGACACAAACCTAAAACAAGACGCAACCCAGAAACAAGACACAACCCAGAAACAAGAACCAACTCAAAAACAAGAGCCACATCAGAAATCAGAAGTTACCCAGAAACAAGACAAAACCCAGAAACAAGACACAACTCAGAAACAAGATCTGACTCAGAAACAAATCATGACCCAGAATCAAGACACAACCCAGAAATCAGAATTGATACTGAAACAAGACCTAACCCAAAAACAAGACCCGACCCAGAAACAAGAAATGACCCAGAAACAAGATCAGACTCAGAGACAAGACTTGACCCAGAAACAAGACCCGACCCAGAAACAAGACTTAGCCCAGAAATTAGAAATGACACAGAAACAATACACAACCCACAAACAAGAACCAacccaaaaacaagatctgacccaGAAGCAAGATCTGACCCAGAAACAAAACCCCACCCAGAAACCACACCAATCCCAGAAAAAAGACTCTAACCAGAATCAGGACTCAACCAAGAAACTAGAACTAGCCAAGAAACAAGACTTCACTCAGAAACAAGACCCAACCCACAAATCAGAAATGACCCAGAAACAAGACCTGACCCAGAAACTTGACACGACCCAGAAACAAGACCCGACCCAGAAACAAGACCCGACCCAGAAACAAGACCCAACCCAGAATCAGGACCCAACCCAGAAACAAGACCCAACCCA GAAACAAGAAAAAACCCAGAAACAAGACTTCACTCAGAAACAAGACCCAACCCAGAAATCAGAAATGACCCAGAATCAAGACTTGACCCAGAAACAAGATTCTACCCAGAAACAAGACCCGACCCAGAAACAAGACTCAACCAGGAAAGAAGAACCAGCCCAGAAGCAAGACTCCACAAAGAAACCAGACAGAACACAGAAGCAGGACACAATTCAGAAGCAAGAACCAACCTCCCAAAAATACATTAATATTAAACAAGAACTAACTCAGAAACAAGAACCAACAAAGAAAAAAGACTCAACCGAGAAAGAAGACTCAACCCAGAAATCAGAATTGATGCTGAAACAAGACTCGACCCAGAAACAAGAACTGACCCAGAAACAAGACTCTACCCAGAAACAAGATCTGACCCATAAACAAGATCTGACCCATAAACAAGATTCAACCCAGAAACAAGACCTGACCCAGAAACACGACCTGACCCAGAAATACGACATGACCCAGAAAACAGACATGACTCAGAAACAAGATCTGACCCAGAAACAAGACATGACCCAGAAACAAGACCTGACCCAGAAACAAGACTCGACCCAGAAATCAGAA TCGACCCAGAAACAAGACTCAACCCAAAAACAAGACTCATCCCAGAAACAAGACTCAACTCAGAAAACAGAAATGACGCAGAAGCAAGATGCAACCCAGAAACAAG ACTCGACCCAGAAACAAGACCCAACCAAGAAACAAGATCCTGCAGAGATACAAGACCCAactcagaaacaaaaccagacccaGAAACAAGATTTGACACAGAAACAAGACCCAACCCAGCAACAAGACTCAACCCAGAAACAAGACTCAACCCAGAAATCAGAACTGACCCAGAAACAAGACCCAATCAAGAAACAAGACCCAACCCAGAAAGAAGATCCGACCCAAAAACAACACCAGACCCAGAAACAAAACCTTACCCAGAAACAAGATTCGACCCAGAAACAAGACTCAACCCAGGAGCAA AAACAAGACCCAACCCAGAAACAAGATCCGACCCAGAAACACGATCCGACCCAGAAACAAGACCCGATCCAGAAACAATATCTGACCCAGAAACAAGATCCGACCCAGAAACAAAACCCGACCCAGAAACAAGACCTGACCCAGAAACAACATCCGACCCAGAAACAAGATCCGACCCAGAAACAAAATTTGACCCTAAAACAAGACTCGACCGAGAAACAAGTCTCAACCCAGAAACAAGAGTCAACCCAGAAATCAGAACTGATCCAAAAACAAGACCCAACCCAGAAACAAGACTCAACCCAGAAAAAAGACCTATCCCAGAAAAAAGACCAAATCCACAAACAAAATTTAACCCACACAGAACAAACAACAAAGAAAGATACCACTCAACAGCAGGGGGTTCCTCAGAAACAGGTCATTGAACAAAAAGAGAGCCCTTACAAGATGGAGTATGCAAAGGAGAAACTAGAATCAGTACAGAGTGCAGATGTGACTGTCTACAAGTCATGTCCTGATCCAGACCACCAGGATACTCAGAAATATTATTCATATTTTGAACAAACATCAAGTCTAGGAGCTGGGTTGCCCCACGATGTTCCCCAAAGTCAAGTCACACACACTGAGATACATTATACTTACCACAGTCATGGTGGTCAGCCTTCTCACCATGTCTGGGCTTCCAATCTCCTACAAGGTGAACAAGGTAAAAAAGATGACTTATACAGTCAAATGAATCAGAGGTCAGAGAAACATACTGATCACTGGCA TGATGCCTCCAGCTCCCAGCAGACTAATTCAGAAAGACAGCAGCACATATCCTCATGGCCAGTGAATACAGAGCAGCATTTGGTACTGGAGGCCGCTGCAGCTGTTAGACCTCAAAAGGTGGAAGGGAACAAAGATTCATCACCATCACAGAATCCCTTGTATGTGCTCTCTCAGCAATCTCCAAAACTAATCAGAAACCGCAGCATCGGACAAAATACCGCAGCACAGCCAAACCTTTACCTAGAATCTCAATTGAAACCAGAGAATTTCCACCAGCAACCACCTTCTTTTGAAATGAGCTCATCAACACAAGCCCACTCCACACAGAAGAAAGAGAAGCATAGTTCTTCCCAGAAAGGCTTCAAGTGGCCATGGCAGTAA